The Terriglobus sp. TAA 43 sequence ATCGCCCGTGGAGATCGCCTCCACCTTGGTATTACCTGCACCAATCGCGCGCTGATAAGTCATTGCCATTTTGCCAATGCCGGGCGTAATGGCCTCGTCGGTCTCGCCATAGTAGTTGTGTACCGGGCTCTTGATGATCCAGCGATAGGTCTGTGCCTGAGCCACGATGCGACCGTAGGCTGAGTTAGCGAAGAATTGCGGGTCGAAGTATTCGTCGCGGATGAGTTTGTGGACGTCCGTGGGAACCTTGGTCGCGTCGAAGGGCGTGCGCTCATAGGCGCTACGGCTCAGCTCGTAATACTCATCTTTCAGCAGGGAGTGCGCCAGGCCGGGAACGCCGTAGTAATTCTCATAAGAAAAAGACGAGAGGATGAAGAGCGTCGTAACCCAATCAGCATCGTTCTTACGCGGGAAATCGAGGAAGCCGCTCAGCGTTGCGTAGACGTCCACCGGTGCACTGGCAGTTGCCGCGGCAGAAACAGTGACACCCGCGCTCTCTAACTTTTCAAGAAATGCCATGGTCACGAAACCGCCCTGCGACCAGCCACCGATAAAGAGTTTGGGCGAAGCGATCTTCATCTGCGTAAGAACCGCGCGCGCCGCGATCAACATGTCGTAGGTAGCCTGTTGATGACTTCCCTTCACCATGTAGCCTTCAGGATCCTTCGATGTACCCATGCCGAAGTAATCGGCGCCGATGACGATGTATCCCTGGCCGCCGAACTGGGCCAAAGCAAGCTGCGTCTCCGGCGACTGCTCTGGGAACGACGGCACCTGCTGCTTCCCGTACACGGTGCCGTGCTGGTAGGACATCATCGGATAGCTGGAAGCGCCTGTATCGGGGATAGCGAGCAAGCCGCTGGCGACAGTAGGCTTATTGCCTCGCTCCGGGATCACGGACGAGTAAGTTATGCGATACAGCTTCACCGCATTCACTGCCGGCGTATAGGCCACGTTCACGCCGAAGAACTTTGGCGCGTCCACCTTCAGCACCTGGTTCAACTTCGCCGCATCCCACCGCCCGAGAAACTGGTAGCTTACTCCCGAAGACACCTGCACCGTTGCGGATTCCTGCGCGCGGACCTGGGGTGTATGCAGCAACATTCCGCTCAAAAAGACGAGTGACAGCATGAGGCGAATCCGAGACATAGAAGCTCCAAAAAACAAGAGGGTGCAGCACAAACACGCAGCGAGCGTGAAGAGGATGTGCGGGATGGCCTCAGTATATCGGCGAAACATCGCCCCAATAACAGGGCTTACGACGTTCGGTTGCCCCGTGCTCGAGAGCGACCATTAAGGTCTATGACGACTTGGACCGGGTGAACGCAAGGCTCAATGAGGGGTGCGCCGAGCGTGAACGTGCGGAAGGAATGTGGGATGGATCGACTAAGGCGTGCTTAGGCCTGGACAGCCGCTGTGCCGTTGGCGGCTTCCAGCGCTGCTTCGATGTGGCGGCTGACATCCGCCTGCGCGAACTGGCTGGCGACGCGGATGGCGTTCAGGATGGCAGTCTCGTTCGACGATCCGTGCCCGATGATGCATGCGCCACGTACGCCCAGCAGCGGCGCACCGCCGTACTCGGAGTAATCGAGACGACGTTTGAAGTTCTTGAATGCCTTACGCGAGAGCAGCGCGCCCACCTGAGAGGTGATCGTCGCTTTTAGGGTCTGCTTCAGGCTTTCGGATACCAGCTTGGCGATGCCTTCCGTGGTCTTCAAGGCGACATTGCCCACGAAACCGTCGCAGGCCACCACATCGCAACGGCCGTTGAACAGATCGCGGCCTTCCACATTGCCCAAGAAGTGATAGAGCACGTTCCGCTCCTGCAGGTCACGAAGCAGCGGAAGCGTTTCGCGGGTCAGCGCGTTGCCCTTTGAGTCTTCTTCGCCAATGGAAAGCAGTCCAATGCGTGGCTTAGGAATGCCAAGCACGTTCTGCGCATAGATCTGCCCCATCAGGGCGAATTGAACGATGTTGTGGGGATCACTGTCGACGTTGGCGCCGGAGTCGAGCATGACGCACGGCGAACCTGTCTGCGTAGGCAGAATGGTCGCCAAGGCGGGGCGGTCAACGCCCTGCAGGGTACCCAGCACCATCTTGGCCGTAGCCATGGCGGCGCCGGTGTTACCGGCAGTCACAAAGCCGCGAGCCTTGCCCTCACGGACCAGCTTGAGGCCTACACGCATGCTGCTGTCCCGCTTTTGGCGGACAGCCTGCGCGGCCTTGTCGTCCATGCTGATCCACTCGGAGGCGTGCACCACCTCAATGGGCAGATGCTCGCCCATCAGATGGTGCTTCAGCGCGGGCGCAATCCGGTCTTCCGGCCCCACCAGGTGAATACGCACTGGGTAGTGTCGGCACGCGGCAATAGCGCCGCGGATTTCCGGCTCAGGCCCCTTCTCGGAGCCCATTGCGTCAAGGACGATGTCAGTCAGCATTCAGAAGGAATACGAATGCGGGGCTGTTTAAGCTTCCTTGGTCGCGGCCACAACGGCCCGACCACGGTACTCGCCGCACTTAGGGCAGGCGTGGTGAGGCAGCTTGCGCTCGCCGCAGCTGGGGCAGTTAGCCGAGTTGGGGGCGGTCAAAAAATCGTGCGAGCGGCGCTTGGCCGTACGCTGCTTGGAATGGCGACGCTTTGGATTCGGCATCGGTCTTACCTTTCAATACGAAAATCAACACAATCGCCCCCGTTCACGCTCGTTTTTGTCGCGTGTTCGGAAGCGTTCGTTACGAACTGGTGCAACCTCGCAGTGCCAGCGTTCAGCACGTCACTTGCCGGATAACTTCTCCACACCCAAGCCCTGGAGCGCAGCCCACCGCGGATCACTATGTTGCTCTCCGCAGTTACAGGTTGTCTCATTCAGGTTCGCTCCGCAGTGGGGGCAAAGTCCCTTGCAATCCTCCCGGCAGAGCGAGCGATCGGGCAGGGAAAGGAGCACCTGCTCGCGCACCGCGTCTTCCAGCAGGAGGCCGCTCGTTTCATAATACCCGATTTCTGTCTCGGCTTCACTGATACTCCGCTCACCAGGGTCAGAATCCGCACCGGCAGGCCGGAAAACCAGGTCAAAGGTCTGCTCCACGTGCCGCTGAATCGGCTCCAGGCAGCGGCCGCACAGCAATTCGAAGTCGCCCGCAAGATGTGCACGCAGGCGAATGTCTTCCACAATCTCGCGGGGACCGCGATATTCCTCGAGACGCTCTGCTGTGCCCTTGACGGCCAACGGGCCGATCTGGCGGACGTCGCGCGCATAGTCCACGGAACCGGGCTCCAGGCGCAGGTCCAGTGTCATTGGGTCGGGATTAAGGTCGGCGGGGGTAATGCGGGTCACACATCTATTATCCTCCACAATCTGCTCCTGCACAGAAGGGGACAGATTCCATCTGTCAGAAAGTGATATTCACGGATATTCCAAATTTGGTATACGCAAGAACGATATGCAGACCATTTCTGCGAATTTCCGGTAAAAAACGGAAACTACTGGTTTGGCACACAACCTGCTTTAAGGAAAGGCGGGAAGAATGTGCGGATAGGTGCTGCTGGCAAAGCTGGTAGCCCAATGCACCAGAACCACCCGGCCCGGCGATGCAGACCGCGCCAGATTCGAGACCCAAAGTGGTCCGGACTGAGCAGACGGCGCCCCGGCCCCGGCAGCAAGACCCTTTAGGAGGCCAGTGATGGCCATTAAGTTCGACGAAACGGCCACCCGGAGTGGCCGTTTTCCGTTGGAGTGAGTTTCATTGCACAAAAAATAGTGCATCGAGGGACTTGCATCCTTGCTCCAATACGAGTAGATTGGTGTTGCCTGATGAACCGGCTGAGCATGGCCCACGCATTTCGCCCGGGTAGCCGCTCGCTGAAGATCGCAGGCAGGAACGAAATCATTTAGACACTGAAAGTGAATTCTCTCCGTCCGGCCCGGGTTTCGTGTGCCGAGGACAGAGAGCAGAAGATAAGGCGCAGAGAACCGCTCGGCACCACATCCTTTTATTTCGTTTGTGTGCCAGCCGCTTCCGGCGACCTTCAGATGCAAGCCGAAATACCAAACGCTGTCGCAACGTAAGCGGCATGCATGGCAAACGAACTGCACAAGGATTCCGGGACGAAACGGGCAAGATATTTGCCCCTCTCCCGCAGGATTTCGAGTTAACGCTTGAGACGCACTTCCCTTCTGAACGCATCCCGTGTCTGCCGGCCAACCCGGCACCCGTAACGAAGGCGGCTAAGAACCGCCAGAAGAGTCCTGCGCGCACAAAAACGCAGGGCCAGAGACAGAAAGAAGAAGCATGAACGCAGAGCAACTGAACTTCCCCGAGCCCAATGTTGCCGTTGTGGCTCCGACGTCTTCCTCCCCAGCCAGCGAGGAAGGTGCATCGAATGGCGCTCCCGGCGGAGCAGCAGGAAAGAGCCGCCGTCGTCGTCGCAAGCGCAAGAGTCGTCCTGGTGCCGCAAACGGTGAGGCAGGCGCGACACCGCAGGCAACAGTCGGCGCAGAGGGTGGCGAAGCGGCCGCTCCCGCGCAGAATGCCAACCAGCAGCAGCAACCCCGCCAGAACAATGGTCAGCAGCAGGGCCAAGGCCAGGGTCAGGGCAAGCGCTGGAAAAAGAAGAAACACGGTGGACGGGGCGATGGTCAGCCTCGCCCCGAGCCGGGTAACAGCCTGCAGGGCAGTAACTCCGGCATTGGCAACCGTGGCCGCAACCGCAAGCAGCAGCAGCGCGGACCGCGTTCGTTCGTGGGTCCCATGGATCACAGCTACCGCGAGGTGAACGGCAACTATGCCGACACGCCGGCCAGCACCATTGAGATCCACGGCAACCATCGCTCGCGGCAGAACAACCACCGTAACCACCACTTCAACGAAGACCGGCTTCCGCCCGAACTGATGCACCATCAGCGCGCCGTGGCTATTCCGGAAGATGCACCAACGCACATCTACTTCTTCATTGAAGACCTGTTCTTTACTGCGAAGATCCAGGAGACGGCGCGCCTACAGGGTGTGAAGGTCGCATTCATGAAGCCGGAAAAGGACATTGTTGCCCATCTGGCGGAACTGCCGGAACACGATCATCCGTCGCTGATTGTGTTTGATCTGAACAATGCCAACGCCAAGCCGCTTACCCTGATTCCGAAGCTGAAGGCCAAGTTGAAGAAGGGCACGTCAATCATCGGCTTCCTATCGCATCTGCAGGGCGACCTGAAGGCGAAGGCCGTGGAAGCGGGATGCAACTCTGTGATGCCGCGTGCGGCCTTCTCGCAGAACCTGCCGAATCTGCTGCGCCGCTACGGCGTGGAAGATGAGCATGAGCCAAACTTCAACATGTAAGTAAGGCAACGAAGTACTCGAAGGGCATCCGAAAAAGGATGCCCTTCGTTCTTTCCGAAGAAACGAAATCTATGCCTGAAGTTATCTTCCAACCGATACGCATTGCGGTTCTGACTGTCAGTGATACGCGCAACATCACCGATGATCGCTCCGGCGATGCACTGGTGCAGCGGCTGACCGATGCAGGCCATCTGTCGGCAGCACGCAATGTTGTGCACGATGAAATCGCCAGCATTCAAGCATGTTTACGTGCATGGATAGCGGTTGAGGAGATCGATGCGATCCTCATCATTGGCGGCACAGGAATCACAGGACGCGATATCACCCCAGAAGCAGTGAGACCGCTCCTGGACAAAGAATTACCAGGCTTCGGGGAGTTATTCCGTATGCTTTCCTACCAGAAGATTGGAACAGCAGCGATGTTATCGCGTGCTCTCGGCGGAGTAAGTGGCGGCAAGTTACTCTTTGCGCTTCCAGGCTCAACCAATGCCGTACTTGAGGCATGGGATGAGATACTTGTCCACCAGTTCGACCGCCGCACCCGCCCCGGAAATCTTGTGGCACTGATGCCCCGCTTGAAGGAGAAGTAAGGTATGCCCACGCGCATCGTCGATACCAGCAACGCAGAACATTACACGTGGGGCATCGACTGCGATGGATGGCATTTGGTCAAAGGTGAAGAACTCAGCGTCATTGAGGAACGTATGCCGCCGGGACGCAGCGAGGAACGCCATTCCCACACAAAGTCACGGCAGTTTTTCTTTGTGCTGGAGGGCGAACTAACGCTGGAAGTGGAGCATCATGACTTCGTCGTCACTACCGGCAAGGGCGTCGAAGTCCACCCCGGCCAGGCACATACCGCCATCAACCGCAGCCAGGCTGACGTGCGCATGCTCGTCATCAGCCAGCCGCCCAGCCACGGCGACCGCACGCCAGCGTAACCTGTAAACAGCAGTGGCCGACGACTTCAAAGAACAGGTAAAAGCCGCCACCGACATCGTCAAGGTGATCGGCGAATATGTGCGCCTGCGCAAGAGTGGCGCGCAAAATTTCAGCGGCCTGTGCCCCTTTCACCAGGAAAAGTCACCGTCGTTCAGCGTGAATGCGGCGCATGGATACTTTTACTGCTTCGGCTGTCATGCCAAGGGCGACGTATTCACCTTCGTGCAGAAGCTTGAAAACATCTCGTTTCCTGAAGCCGTTCGCGTCGTCGCACAGAAGATGGGAATCCCGCTGCCGAAACGCGAATGGAACTCACCGGAGGAGGCAGCGCAGGCGGGATTGCGGCGGCAGCTCATCGACATTCATGAAGCCGCAACGCAGTATTTCCAGCAGGCGCTCCAATCGGCAGAAGCGGCGCGTGCGCGTGAATATCTCTCCACCCGAGCGGTCAGTGCGGACACGATCAACATGTTCCGCATCGGATATGCGCCAGACGATTTCAATCACATGCGCGAAGCGCTCTCCAAGCACTTCAATGATGAGGCGATGCGCTCCAGCGGCCTGTTCTCCTCGCGCGAGCAGAGTGATGAAGGCAGACCCGTTGGGTCCTTATATGCGCGCTTCCGCAAGCGAATCACCTTCCCCATCTGCAATGAAGCAGGCAAGACGATTGCGTTCACAGCGCGTGCTCTGGACAGCGATGAAAAGAGCGGGCCGAAGTATCTGAACTCGCCCGAGACGCCGCTGTATACGAAGGGCCAGGTTCTCTTCAACCTCGACAAGGCAAAGGCCGCGATCCGTTCGCAGGATTACGCGCTGCTAGTGGAAGGACAGATGGATTGCATCCGCGTATTCACATCCGGATTGCAGCCAGTGATCGCGACCAGCGGCACGGCATTCACAGAACATCAGGTGCGATTGCTATCGCGATTCACCAAACGCGTCGTCGTAAATTTTGATCCCGACACTGCAGGCGCAAACGCTGCCGAGAAATCGTTAGCCTTGTTAACTGAAGCGGAGTTTGAAGTCCGTATCATGACGCTTGAAGGTGGCCTTGATCCTGATCGGTATGTTCTGGAACGTGGCATTGCAGCCTATGCCGAAGCGTTGCGCAATGCGAAGCCCCATGCGGAGTACCTGATTGACCGAGCACGCACCCTGTTTCCGCAGCGCACCGCCGAGGCAAAGGTAAAAGCAGTCAATTTCCTGCTGCCTCATGTGCGTCGTTTGCCCTCTGCAATTCAGCGCACGCAGTTCGTCGATGATGCCGCGCAGAAGCTGGGCATCGACTCCTCCCTGATGCGGCAGGAGTTGCAACATGCGGCAACGCATCGGCTGGAGAGCGTACGCAGTACGTCAGCCATGCAGTTGAGCGAGACAGAGCGTATCCTGCTGCGAGCGCTGGTGCAGCCTGAAACAGACCGCGCACGCCAACGTGCTGCAAGCGAACTCACCGCGCATCCTGAATGGCTTGATGGCCTTGCTGCAGGAGAGTTGATCGAAGCGCTTGCCGGTGCTCCCTTAACGGATAATCCGCTGGAGTCAGCGCCTGACGATCGTAGCCGAGAGATGTTGGCACGCCTGCTGCACGAAGACGCCATAGGCGATCCTGCGATGCTTGCCAACGAAGTGGGCAATGTACTGCATACGCTTGAACGACGCAGACTGGAGCGTCGTAAGAGCGAACTGCGCGGCCTCATTGCAGAAGCCGAACGACGTGGCGATACCGACATGGTGACGCAGTTGCAAATGGAAGCTGTGGAAGTGAACCGCGCACTGCGCATGCTGTAGCGAATAAGCATCTCTCGTTTCCGTTCAGGAGGAAGATATGGCGATCACGCGTCGATCCTTTGCCACGCGCGCACTCGCGCTTGCATCCATTCCCGCAGTAGATGCACCACCGCGCAAACGCATTCATCGCATGGGGCCAGCCACCGCTGCGGTCTATTCGGCCGCGGTCCAATGGGGCAGCCTGTTGTTTCTCTCCGGCAAAGGCTCAGGCACTGCACCTGATCCAACTGATATTCGTAGCTGCACGAATCATGTTCTGGACGCCTTTGCAAAGGAGCTTGCCAATGCAGGCTCATCGCTGGAGAACGTGCTGAAGATCACCGTCTATCTGCAACGCCCAGAGGATGTGCCTGCGATGAACGAAGTCTTTGCGCAGCACTTTCCCAAAGACCCACCTGCACGTACCACCATCATCACGCGTACACCTCATCCCACTTTGGTAGAGATGGATTTGGTCGCCGGCATCTGACGGCATGCGAGAGAATAAGAGACATGAGCACCGAAGAAGCAAAGTATCTTGCCATTAACCCGAACCACCCCAACGCGGGCATTTATTCGCCTGCAGTTGTTTTCGGCAACGTGGTGTATCTCTCGGCGAAAACATCGTGGATTGCACCGGAACCAGACGACATCCGCGCCGCAACAGCATATCTTCTGGATCAGGTGGAGAAGGAACTTCTGAACGCCGGTTCGTCCATGCACAAGGTGTTGAAAGTTATTGTGTACTTGCGTGACATGAACGATTACGTCGCCATGAACGAGGTTTACACCGGACGTTTCGGCAAGAACGCGCCCGCACGCACCACCATTGAATCGAAGCTGCCGAAGAACAGCATCGTGGGCTTTGATGTAACGGCTTACCTCTAATCACATCCAAAGAGTGCAATGACAGAACAAAAAACAAGGCAGGCGGAGCTGTGGCTCTTTCGTCACGGTGAAACAGAGTGGTCGCTGAACGGCAAGCACACCAGCTACACAGATCTTCCGTTGACGGAACATGGACGTGAGCAGGCAACAGCCCTTGCGTCAGTGATTGCCAAGACACAGTTTGACCTGGTGCTGACCAGCCCGCGGCAACGCGCACGCGATACCGCAGCGCTTGCTGGACTGGGTGATCGCGCGGAAGTCGAGCCGAATCTGCAGGAATGGAACTACGGCGTGTACGAAGGCAAGAGCACTCCGGAGATTCAGGCGGCCGAACCAGGATGGAGCGTTTGGGACGATCCCATTACCGGTGGCGAATCCATAGATCAGGTCGCCGCGCGTGCACAGTTGGTGATTGATCGCTGCCTGCAGCATGGCGGACGCTGCGCGTTGTTCGCGCATGCCCACATATTCCGCATTCTGGCGGCGGTGTGGGCTGAGCAACCGGGCGTTTTCGGGCAGCGGCTTGCGCTGTCCACGGCCACCATCAGCGTCCTGGGATGGGAGCATGGCACCCGCGTCATCACACGCTGGAATGCCGCTCCGTGATTGTTTTCGCCCCGTAACAGGCGCACAATAAACGTATGTGCAACTGCGGTTGTGACCCATCGACGCAGGACGAAGCGAACAAGCTGCGGAAGAAGTCCGTTGTGACGGTTATTGCAGCGGCGTGCCTTACGTTCATTTCAGTCATGGTGAACCCGACACAGCATCCGTCCGTAGTGTGGGCGGTGGTTGCCGTGCAGATGGTTATGCTGGCGAGAGCCGTGTTGCTGCTGCGCAAGCGGAAGCAGTTACTGGCTGGCGTCTAGGATTCCCTCAGCCTAAGGCTCTAAGCTTGTAGGCATGCCGCACATTCCGACCAAGCGCCTTCACTCCGATGCCAAGCTGCCCAAGTATGCCCATGAGGGCGCATGGGGCGATCTGGCCGCCGACCTTTACAGCGTTCACGAAGCCACGGTAGAGCCGCGCAAAACGGCCCTTGTTGCAACCGGTCTGGCGATGGCCTTTCCTGAGGAATACGGCGCGCTGGTGGAAGACCGCAGCGGTCTGGCCGTGAAAGGCATCACCACGCTCGCGGGTGTCATCGACCCCGGCTATCGCGGCGAAATCAAAGTCGTCCTGACCAACGTGACCGATGCCCCCATCACACTCAGCGCGGGCGACCGCATCGCGCAGCTACGCATTGTGAAGAAGCTGCAGGCCACGTTTGAAGAAGTGGACGATCTGGAAGCGACGCATCGTGGCGAAGGCGGCTTCGGCTCAACGGGACACAACTAGGTCCCGTTTCAAAAACTGCAAAGGCTACTCTTCCCAGTCGTGTTCCATTGGAAGACCCCGACTCTCGCGTGCCTGATTTGTGATGTGGCGCAGGAAAGGGGTCTTCGCGGCTGTATATCGCGGCATGTCGTCGCCATACGCCATCGCAAGGTCCATCTTTAGGGCCTCATAGGTTCGCGCAATGTCTGGATGTTGGATAAGCCAGTCGCGCACCAGCAACTCATTCTTGATTGGCCATCTCGGGCACACGGCCAGATGCAAATGAAATGCCGGCTGCTGTCCCCGCGGCTCTCTGCGAAAGAAGCGCCGTTTGAAAAATCCCGCGTCGAGCTTGCGATATCCGGCTCCAGCCAGGATCGACACCAATGCATCGGCATCCTCCAGCGATGGGATGGGAGCCATCATGTCGATGATGGGTTTCGCGCTGAGCCCAGGCACCGCAGTGCTACCGTAGTGTTCCAACTCATCCGCGACGTTGCCAAGAAACGTCTTCAGGCGTTCCCGCTCGTGCCAAAACATCTCTGGCCATGAGGCATCCGGCGGCATGATGCGAACCATGCCCAAAACTCGCCTCGTATTTTCAACCCTATGCATTTGAAAGACAGTGTAACCAAGCCAGCAGTCCGAATAGCGACGCGGGGTATGCTGAATCTGCTATGACACTTACCAGCTATCGCACGCTCGGCCGTTCGGGACTTGTTGTCTCTCCGCTTTGCCTTGGCACCATGACCATGGGAACACCGCGCTGGGGCTCGCCGGATGAGGTTTCCGAAGCCATCTTCAACGCGTATGTAGACGCAGGTGGCAACTTTATCGACACCGCCGACACCTATGCCAACGGGCGCAGCGAAGAGCTGATTGGCGGCTACATGGCCGCACGGAATCTGCGCGATCGCATGGTGCTGGCAACGAAGTTCACCATGACCTGCGAAGCGCAAAAGGGGAATCCCAACGGCAGCGCGAACGGTCGCAAGAACATGTACCGCGCTCTCGATGCGTCCCTGAAACGTCTGCAGACAGACTACATCGACCTGTACTGGATGCACGCCTGGGACACGGTCACGCCAGCGGAGGAAGTGCTTCAATCGCTTGGCGATCTGGTACGAACAGGAAAAATTCGCTACTTCGGTTTCAGCGACGTCCCAGCCTGGTACGCCGCGAAAGTCGCCACGCTGGCGCAGGCACATGGCGTTCCAGGGCCAATCGGCCTGCAACTGGAGTATTCGCTGGTGGAACGCACGATTGAACGCGAGCACGTGGACTGCGCCCGAGAGTTCGGCATCGGCATCACCCCGTGGAGCCCGCTGGCCAGCGGCTTCCTGGCTGGAAAATACAAGCGTGAAGACGACGGCAAGGGCAGCGGCGAAGGACGTCTGAGCGTTCTGGGCGGCGGCGCGAACCCCGTCTTTCACAAGTACACGGAGAAGAACTGGGCCACGCTGGAAGCGCTGCGCAAGGTGGCTGTAGAAATTGACAGGCCGATGGCGCAGGTAGCGCTGGCATGGGCGCTTGCACGTCCGGCCATCTCCTCGTTGATCATCGGCGCCACCAAGTTGGAACAGTTACAGGACAACATCGCTTCGCTGGAAGTGAAACTAACCACGGAACAAATGACTGAACTGAACGCTGCGGGCGCGCTGGATCTGCTGCATCCGTACATGTTTTTCACAGGAATGCTGCACCGGGAGCGCGTTTTCAGCGGAACAGACGTAGAAGGCTGGCGCTAACCGGCTTTCCGGGTGCAAACCGGGGCGTCGTTCATGCGACACTAGAAGGGTGAGCGAGCCCACAGCCATCCCACACGAGGCGGAGGCGGTTGCCACTACGCCTGCCGCAGCCCAGTCACAAGAAGTTCCGACGCCGTGTAACGTCACGCCGGAGCTGTTGAAAATACACAACATCACCGACGAGGAATACGCAAAGATTCTCGCCACGATGGGTCGTACTCCATCGCTCACGGAGCTTGGCATTTATTCCGTCATGTGGAGCGAGCACTGCTCGTACAAGAGCAGCCGCGTCCACCTGAAGCGCCTGCCCACCAAGGGCACACGCGCCAGCGGTCCAGGCTCTGTCATGCAGGGTCCCGGTGAAAATGCCGGCATTATCGACGTGGGCGACGGATGGGCCTGCGCCTTCAAAATCGAGAGCCACAATCACCCCAGCTACATTGAGCCGTATCAGGGCGCAGCAACGGGCGTGGGCGGCATTCTGCGCGACATCTTCACCATGGGCGCGCGTCCGTATGCAGTGATGGATTCGTTGCGTTTTGGCCCGCTGTCGCCTGCTACTGGCTCCAAGGACGTGACGAAGCGCGCCTCCGCAGAAGAGTCCTTCCACGGTGTGACGGAAGACACCTCGGAAGAAGCAGACAGCACGGCTAAGTCCTCTGGCTCTGACGATATCGACTACGCGAAGAATCGCAGCGTAATGGAAGGCGTCGTCCATGGTGTCGCGGGCTATGGCAACTGCTTCGGCGTGCCCAACGTAGGCGGCGAAACGCGCTTTGAAGAGTGCTACAGCACCAATCCCCTGCTGAATGCATTTGCACTCGGCCTCGTGCGCCACGACGAAATCTTCTACGCCAAGGCCACCGGCGTGGGCAATCCCGTGATCTACGTGGGCGCAAAGACCGGCCGCGACGGCATCCACGGTGCCACCATGGCCAGCGAAGAGTTCAAGGAAGGCAGCGAACAGAAGCGCCCCAACGTGCAGATGGGCGATCCGTTCCTCGAAAAACTCCTCCTCGAAGCCTGCCTGGAAGCCATGAAGACAGGCGCAGTTGCGGGTATTCAGGACATGGGCGCGGCTGGCCTCACCTGCTCCACCTGCGAGATGGGTGGACGTGGCGGCGTTGGACTTGAGATTGAGCTCGACCTCGTTCCGCAGCGCGACAGCGGCATGACCAGCTACGAAATCATGCTCTCTGAATCGCAGGAGCGCATGCTGCTCGTAGCCCATGCGGGCCGCGAACAGGAAGTGCTGGACGTATTCGACAAGTGGGGCCTCGACGCCTCGGTCGTCGGCACGGTCATCCCGGAGAACCGCATGAAGGTGCGCCACCACGGCGAACTGGTCGCGGACCTCTCGAACGAATCGCTGACGGACGACGCTCCGGTCTACCACCGCCCCGTAGGCGAGTGGAAGGCTCCGGTATCACTCGACGCTCCTACCGCTGTGCTCGCAGAACTGCAGAAGCCCCGCGACTACACCGCGGACCTGAAGAAGCTGCTGTCATCGCCAAACATCTGCGATAAGCGCCACATCTACGAGCAGTACGACAGCATGGTGCAGACCAACACCGTGCAGGGCCCCGGCTGCGAAGCCGGTGTCATCCGCATCAAGGGCACTGGGGGCGACGGCAAGCCGGAACGCG is a genomic window containing:
- the dnaG gene encoding DNA primase; the encoded protein is MADDFKEQVKAATDIVKVIGEYVRLRKSGAQNFSGLCPFHQEKSPSFSVNAAHGYFYCFGCHAKGDVFTFVQKLENISFPEAVRVVAQKMGIPLPKREWNSPEEAAQAGLRRQLIDIHEAATQYFQQALQSAEAARAREYLSTRAVSADTINMFRIGYAPDDFNHMREALSKHFNDEAMRSSGLFSSREQSDEGRPVGSLYARFRKRITFPICNEAGKTIAFTARALDSDEKSGPKYLNSPETPLYTKGQVLFNLDKAKAAIRSQDYALLVEGQMDCIRVFTSGLQPVIATSGTAFTEHQVRLLSRFTKRVVVNFDPDTAGANAAEKSLALLTEAEFEVRIMTLEGGLDPDRYVLERGIAAYAEALRNAKPHAEYLIDRARTLFPQRTAEAKVKAVNFLLPHVRRLPSAIQRTQFVDDAAQKLGIDSSLMRQELQHAATHRLESVRSTSAMQLSETERILLRALVQPETDRARQRAASELTAHPEWLDGLAAGELIEALAGAPLTDNPLESAPDDRSREMLARLLHEDAIGDPAMLANEVGNVLHTLERRRLERRKSELRGLIAEAERRGDTDMVTQLQMEAVEVNRALRML
- a CDS encoding cupin domain-containing protein; amino-acid sequence: MPTRIVDTSNAEHYTWGIDCDGWHLVKGEELSVIEERMPPGRSEERHSHTKSRQFFFVLEGELTLEVEHHDFVVTTGKGVEVHPGQAHTAINRSQADVRMLVISQPPSHGDRTPA
- the plsX gene encoding phosphate acyltransferase PlsX, producing MLTDIVLDAMGSEKGPEPEIRGAIAACRHYPVRIHLVGPEDRIAPALKHHLMGEHLPIEVVHASEWISMDDKAAQAVRQKRDSSMRVGLKLVREGKARGFVTAGNTGAAMATAKMVLGTLQGVDRPALATILPTQTGSPCVMLDSGANVDSDPHNIVQFALMGQIYAQNVLGIPKPRIGLLSIGEEDSKGNALTRETLPLLRDLQERNVLYHFLGNVEGRDLFNGRCDVVACDGFVGNVALKTTEGIAKLVSESLKQTLKATITSQVGALLSRKAFKNFKRRLDYSEYGGAPLLGVRGACIIGHGSSNETAILNAIRVASQFAQADVSRHIEAALEAANGTAAVQA
- a CDS encoding DUF177 domain-containing protein; this encodes MTRITPADLNPDPMTLDLRLEPGSVDYARDVRQIGPLAVKGTAERLEEYRGPREIVEDIRLRAHLAGDFELLCGRCLEPIQRHVEQTFDLVFRPAGADSDPGERSISEAETEIGYYETSGLLLEDAVREQVLLSLPDRSLCREDCKGLCPHCGANLNETTCNCGEQHSDPRWAALQGLGVEKLSGK
- the rpmF gene encoding 50S ribosomal protein L32; translation: MPNPKRRHSKQRTAKRRSHDFLTAPNSANCPSCGERKLPHHACPKCGEYRGRAVVAATKEA
- a CDS encoding S9 family peptidase; the protein is MSRIRLMLSLVFLSGMLLHTPQVRAQESATVQVSSGVSYQFLGRWDAAKLNQVLKVDAPKFFGVNVAYTPAVNAVKLYRITYSSVIPERGNKPTVASGLLAIPDTGASSYPMMSYQHGTVYGKQQVPSFPEQSPETQLALAQFGGQGYIVIGADYFGMGTSKDPEGYMVKGSHQQATYDMLIAARAVLTQMKIASPKLFIGGWSQGGFVTMAFLEKLESAGVTVSAAATASAPVDVYATLSGFLDFPRKNDADWVTTLFILSSFSYENYYGVPGLAHSLLKDEYYELSRSAYERTPFDATKVPTDVHKLIRDEYFDPQFFANSAYGRIVAQAQTYRWIIKSPVHNYYGETDEAITPGIGKMAMTYQRAIGAGNTKVEAISTGDTSHRGTYATAVPQWKVWFDSLAK
- a CDS encoding molybdenum cofactor synthesis domain-containing protein gives rise to the protein MPEVIFQPIRIAVLTVSDTRNITDDRSGDALVQRLTDAGHLSAARNVVHDEIASIQACLRAWIAVEEIDAILIIGGTGITGRDITPEAVRPLLDKELPGFGELFRMLSYQKIGTAAMLSRALGGVSGGKLLFALPGSTNAVLEAWDEILVHQFDRRTRPGNLVALMPRLKEK
- a CDS encoding RidA family protein produces the protein MAITRRSFATRALALASIPAVDAPPRKRIHRMGPATAAVYSAAVQWGSLLFLSGKGSGTAPDPTDIRSCTNHVLDAFAKELANAGSSLENVLKITVYLQRPEDVPAMNEVFAQHFPKDPPARTTIITRTPHPTLVEMDLVAGI